The Aspergillus nidulans FGSC A4 chromosome VIII genome contains the following window.
CCGGCAATCATTGCACATCGGCCTTGCCGTTCTCTTTTGGGGAACGGTCACGAGCTGCACGGCTGCAGTCAACAATTTTGAGTGGATGATGGCTTGCAGGACCATTCTAGGCATTGCTGATAAGTTCTGGAGCAACTCGACTATCAAGTCAACGGCTAATCTTAGACAGAGGCTCCTCTATGTGCGGGAATCCTATTCTACCTCTCAGTACGTGGGGCTTTGATTTATGAATCATTTCACAGTACTAGCTGACGCCAGTCTTTCAAGAAATGGTAAAGAAAATAGAGCTTTCCTTCCGCATTTCTATATGTCTGTCTGCGGGACTAGTGGCAGCTGCCAGCGGTCCATTGATAGCCGCGGGTATCTTGAACGGTTTAGATGGCCTTCGAGGGCTTTCCGCATGGCGATGGCTTTATTTGATTGAGGGTATAGGTGGGCTAACTTCACATTTGCAAAACCAGTGGACATTCAAATGATATTTTGACTTAGCATCGATATGTGCAGGGCTTGCGCTTGTCGCATTTCTCCCTGACTACCCACACACCTGGGCTGCCCTCACGCCCCATATGAGAGAAGTCGGCAAGTCATTCCATCCAAGACGAATCTCACTAACGAATATCGCAGCTATTCGGCGTCTAACATTAGACGCCCAGAAACTAACCTCGACGGCGCCAAAATATTAGCATTGGACGGCGTCAAGCTAGCATTACGTGATGAGAAGTTGTACATCCTGACCTTCCTGCAGCTATGCACTATCATCTGTATCGAAAGTCAGAGCTTCTATCCCACAATGACGGCCACGCTGGGATACAGCCATGTCATCTGACTCCTCCTCGTGGCGCCTCCATACCTTTTCTCCACAATCCACTGCTGCATTCACGGCGACTTGAGCGATCGCTCAGGACGCCGCTTTTGGTACGCCATCTACCCAGCCCCCATCGCTATCGCCGGATTCACCATTTATATAGTCTAGCGGATGATGGACGTCTACGAAGGCTAGGACTACGGCTATGCTCGGATTTTAAGCTGAAGGTGAAGCGGATGCAGAACGTGAGATTAATCTCAGCCTAAGACCTCAGGCTATGGTTGCTATGGAGCGTGAGAATGAGCGAAGCCGGTAAATGGTATAAATGATCAGTGGGCGTAGGGTAGATGCGGTTCTCATGGCCACAGCTGTCTGTAAGGCTTCGTCAAGGAGCGGTATTTCTGTTAGGGAAGAGTTGCAGGGGCACGGTGCATCTGGAATCTGGAGCCGCGTGCTTGGCGGGTTCTATGAATTTATAAAGACCCTGTGTGGCATTGATTGGCGTTGAAAGCCTGGGTGATGAGCTTTAAGGTATCGAGGGACGAAATCATTGAATCAGCTGGGGGTTAAGCAGAGGTTTTCAGATGTCTAACAAGACGATCAGCCATCTCAGACATTGCCTCTCGTCCATATCCAGCTtaacctcctccatcatcttcagcttcttcacgtTCACATCCCGCTCTCCTTGCACTGTCCTGTTCAGCAGATGCAAAACAAAAGCAGGAGCAGAGCATTCGTCATCCTAACCTTTTTCTCGGCATTATTCAACTGTGTCTTCTACCGTTGAAGAGCCCATGGGCGGCCtgcctttcttcttcggggTCAGAGGCCATTCCGTTACTGCCAGCTTGCTACACGGTAGCCCTCTTGTTGGGGATTGCTGGCATGCTGCCCACTCATTGCGAGCCCTGCTCGTCAATGTAACTTGGATTTTCTGCATTTTGTGCCAAAATCCTTTTGGTATATGCTGATGTGCTGTTTTAGAGCTTTGGGTGAGCATCTTGTCGCCGGCTGTAGGTAGTATTAGATTAGGTGTTAGAATACAAGAAAAGTGAGGAAGACATACATCATTTCTTCGAGGACCCTACCGAGCTTCAGGTGGAAGCACTGAACTTATAAGATGGTTTGTCAGAGCTGGTTGTTTCACTTGTTGGGCTTGGTGAAATTCTAAGGGAATCGTGTAAGGCACACCgtcttctctgcttcctcggcCCAATCAATTTTACTGATAGATTGATAAGTATATAGGTACATTGTAGTTTCTCGAGTGGTCTGCAGTCTTGGGAGATGGATAGATCAGGGTGGTGTGTTGTAATTGGAGTTTAGAGCCgatttggagaagatggacaagaaaagaggagaggagagaagtTCAGGGAAGGATCATGTGAGCTGACCATGTAATTGAAATATCTCCGTCTTTGAATTGTGGTGTTATGCAAAGGAAAGGCTTGTCAAGGACTCAGAGCCCAGACACTACAAGTATGACCTTTAAATTCAATATATCAtgtccttctcctttggTATTCTTCTTCGTATTTAACTGAGGCTTCGCTCTAATGACAGAGAGCTGTTATAGGTACCTCTAGATACTTCTAGAGTGATTTCCTTCCAACCTGTCacgacgagcttctcaacgAGCTTCTCAAGCCACCTGGGCAGCTCTAGATGCAGATCTGCATGATCGATCGCTTGTGGAGACTACGATGACGATCACCAAGCCGCGGCCGACTATCTGACAACTATAAAGGCCGGCTCCCCGCAGAATCCAATGGAGTCCACATCAATTTCAACCACCTATTTATCATGAAATCCCTTATTacctccctcctcccagcGGCTACGCTCATTCACGCAGCCGCCATTTGGCCAACGCATTCATTTCACACAACCGATACAAACACacccatcctcaacatcacCAAATTCGGCCCAACAGCCCCcggcttcctcttcatcgcccCCTCCACTAGCACCGGCGGCTCACCTGCGATCTACGCCGACACCGGCGACCTGGTCTGGCACGGGCCCGAGGGCAAAACATACGCCTACCAGCCACAGACACTGCACGGTGAGCCAGTTCTCACCTTCTGGCAGGGTCATAACGTCAAGGGCTTCGGGTACGGCCATATCAGCATCCTAAATGCGTCGTATGAGGAAATCCACCGCGTAACCTTGCCGGGGTCAAAAGATAGTTCATTCGTTACAGCGACGAATGAGTCGTTTCCGTCTTATATCGACATTCATGAGAGCGCGATTACAGAGCACGGAACAATTCTGGTGACGGCTGTAAACGTGACGCAGACGGATTTGACGTTTGTTGGTGGCGAGCGCGATGGGTGGGTCCAGGATGGACTGGTGTATGAGATTGACATCGAGACCAACGAGGTCT
Protein-coding sequences here:
- a CDS encoding uncharacterized protein (transcript_id=CADANIAT00002524) — translated: MDGHEAIKQKSSTAIATGDILRSENALASPLSEDEKRNEKKLVLKIDLLILPMIAFSFYLSIIDRGNYGAARLQHLESDVHMSGSEFQAALSIFYVGTILFGVPSNMLLNHFGRQSLHIGLAVLFWGTVTSCTAAVNNFEWMMACRTILGIADKGSSMCGNPILPLKMVKKIELSFRISICLSAGLVAAASGPLIAAGILNGLDGLRGLSAWRWLYLIEGIASICAGLALVAFLPDYPHTWAALTPHMRETNLTNEYRSYSASNIRRPETNLDGAKILALDGVKLALRDEKLYILTFLQLCTIICIESQSFYPTMTATLGYSHVI